The following are from one region of the Spodoptera frugiperda isolate SF20-4 chromosome 20, AGI-APGP_CSIRO_Sfru_2.0, whole genome shotgun sequence genome:
- the LOC126911919 gene encoding putative gustatory receptor 28a produces MKVKPLDNYFKKPIKMRKYSNIVEALELSNFMRKTIGISIFILNRTPSNTIVRKFSFYGMVCFVFWYCLYIYCTYKAFVEDQTVLRILYNTKVQRYGDDYERLSSMLFVIFGLWKIPFGLNINNRFMEIVVEVDMSLEELGENVDYKKDARLALMMSILQCVMFFFRLGSIWGALSYLDVPVPMERLYQVIYSDSLAVIMAAHYFFFLRVIRGRFGYINKVLRDIKSHKSWEYKLFARGNMMVNAQKVEGLQEKYICEKIRACAKMYGKLYKVTEATNRLFGSMCMITLFVSLTYIVVYMFYFMEATAAGLFRDVDRYIVFVIYVAWQIFYPVGVIVQIVFVSELAVYEACNTSFLLHDIMNCNFGQAITTEALQFSIQCLHQKPVFTANGLYQLDYALLHQFSRSVSTYLVILLQFVTDAK; encoded by the exons ATGAAAGTAAAACCCCTGGACAATTATTTTAAGAAACCCATAAAGATGAGAAAGTACAGTAATATCGTTGAAGCTTTAGAGCTGTCCAACTTCATGAGGAAGACCATCggaatatcgatatttattcTGAACCGCACCCCCAGTAACACCATCGTCAGAAAGTTCAGCTTTTATGGAATGGTTTGTTTCGTATTTTGGTATTGCCTGTACATTTATTGTACTTACAAAGCTTTCGTAGAGGACCAAACTGTTCTACGAATCCTATACAATACGAAGGTGCAACGATACGGCGATGACTACGAGAGATTATCTTCAATGTTGTTTGTTATATTTGGTTTGTGGAAGATTCCATTCGGATTGAACATCAACAACCGCTTCATGGAGATTGTAGTGGAGGTGGACATGAGCTTGGAAGAGTTAGGCGAGAACGTGGACTACAAGAAAGATGCACGTCTTGCACTCATGATGTCGATACTACAGTGTGTTATGTTTTTCTTTCGATTGGGCAGTATCTGGGGAGCATTGAGTTATCTGGATGTGCCCGTACCAATGGAGAGGTTGTACCAAGTCATATACTCCGACAGCCTGGCCGTCATTATGGCAGCGCACTACTTCTTCTTTCTCAGAGTTATTAGAGGCAGGTTTGGTTACATCAACAAAGTGCTTCGGGATATAAAAAGCCACAAGTCTTGGGAATACAAGTTGTTTGCTCGAGGAAATATGATGGTTAACGCTCAGAAGGTGGAGGGCCTCCAAGAGAAGTACATTTGTGAGAAAATAAGAGCATGTGCGAAGATGtacggcaagctttacaaagtGACTGAGGCTACGAATCGACTGTTCGGCTCCATGTGTATGATCACTCTGTTCGTATCTCTGACCTACATCGTAGTGTACATGTTTTACTTCATGGAAGCGACAGCGGCTGGCTTGTTCCGAGATGTCGACAGATACATAGTGTTTGTCATTTACGTGGCTTGGCAAATTTTCTATCCGGTTGGTGTGATAGTGCAGATTGTTTTCGTATCCGAGCTCGCTGTGTACGAG GCATGTAACACTTCGTTTTTGCTGCATGACATTATGAATTGCAATTTTGGGCAGGCGATAACGACAGAG GCGTTACAGTTCTCGATACAGTGTCTACATCAGAAGCCAGTGTTTACTGCCAACGGACTCTACCAACTCGATTATGCCTTGCTACATCAG TTTTCGCGTTCAGTCTCCACGTACCTAGTGATACTTTTGCAGTTTGTCACAGACGCGAAGTAG